GCTGCCGGTCGGGCACCGGCTGGCGGGGCGGCGAGCCGTCCCGGTGGCGGAGCTGGCGGGCGAGTCGTTCGTGCTGCTGCCGCGCGCGTGCGGGCCGACGGTGCACGACCGGATCGTCGGGGTGTGCCGGGAGGCCGGGTTCGAGCCGCGGGTGGCGCAGCGGGCGGTGGAGTGGCAGACGGTCGCGGCGCTGGTCGGGGCGGGGCTGGGGGTGTCCCTCGCTCCGGCGGGTGTGCGCCGGCTGCGGATGCGCGGGGTGGCCTACCGGGCGATCACGCCCGACACCGCGCGCACCGGCGTGGGCCTCGTGCGGCGGCGGGAGGACCGCAGCCCGCTGGTCGCCCGCTTCGCCGCCGAGGCCCGCGCCCTCGCCGCACGGGCCGGCGGGCCGACGGAGGGTGCGGGTCAGGCGTAGTACCGCGCCTCCAGGACGTTCCCGTCCGGGTCGGCGAAGTAGTACGTCCGCGGGGCGGCGCCGCGCGCGCCGAAGGAGTTCTGCGCGTACGGGGTCACCGGGTGCCCGCCCGCTTCCAGCCGGGCCCGCAGTGCCGCGAACTCCTCCGCCGAGGTGGTCAGGCAGACGTGGTTGAGCCGGTTGCCCGCGCTGCCCTCGGCGCCGGGCGCGGCGTTGAGCTGCGGCGCGACGGTCAGCGGCACCAGGTCGATCAGCGTCCGCTCGGTGACCCGCATGCTGACGAACGGAGCCTCGCCCGCCTCGAACTCGGCCAGCCGGACCGGCTCCAGCCCCACCACGTCGCGGTAGAACGCGGCCGAGCGCGCCGGATCGGCCACCCACAGCACCACATGGTCCAGTTCGTACGGCATCGGCCGTCACCCCTTCGCTCCCCCGGCCCGTCCGGTTCGCCCCCATGGTGGCACCGCCCGCCGCGGTCCGGCGGCCGCTCGGCCGCCGTTCGGCCGCGGCGGGTGACGGGCTCCCGCTCCCGTCCGCCGTCCCGCGCCCGGGGCCGGCGGCCCGTCAGCCGCGGCCCGCGTAGACCGCCTGCGGGTCCTGGAGGTAGGGCTGCCAGGCGAGTTCGGCGGCGCCGGCGAGGCCGGCGTGGTCGACCTGGGCGGGCACGATCGGGACGCGTCCGCTGCGGCCCCAGAGGCAGCGGTCGGCGACCACGGCGGCGAGCCGTTGGGGGGCGGCGGCGAGCAGGTCCAGGTGGAGGCCGCTGAGCACGATCCGGTCCGGGTTGAGGATGTTGACCAGGCCCGCGAGGCCGAGGCCCAGCCGGTCGACCACGTGGGCGACGGCCGCGGCGGCGCCGGGGTCGTCGGCCGCGGAGCGGGCCAGCCGGCGGGCCTGGTCGAGCAGTGGCGTGCCGGGGTCGGGGGTGCGGTCGGCGGCGACGAACAGCGCCTCGGGGTCGGTCTCGGCGTTGAGGCAGCCACGGTTGCCGCAGACGCAGCGGCGCCCCTGCGGGTCGACCGTCAGGTGGCCGACCTCCAGGGCGAGTCCGGCGCTGCCGGTGTGCAGCCGTCCGTCGATCACCAGGGCGCCGCCGACGCCGCGGTGGCCGGAGGTGACCAGCAGCAGGTGGCGGGCGTCCCGGCCGGCACCGTGGCGGTGCTCGGCGAGCGCGGCCAGGTTGGCGTCGTTGGCGACGGCGCTCGGCAGCGGGGTGCGGGCGCGCGGGCCGAAGTCGGCGCGCCGCACCTCCTGGGCGAACAGGTCGGCCACCGGGGTGCCGCTGGGCCAGGCGAAGTGCAGGGCGGCGAGGGCGGTGCCGTCCGGTTCGGTGACCGGGTTCGGCAGGGCGAGGCCGACGCCCAGGCAGCGGCGGGTGGTGGCGCGGGCGAGGTCGGCGCCGGCCTCCGCGATGGCCCGCAGCATCCGCACCGGGTCGGTCGCCCCGGGCAGCGGCAGGTAGCGGGCCTCCTCCAGTCGGCCGCCGAGGCCGGCGAGGGCGACGCTCAGGCTGTCCGCGTGGATCTGCGCGGCGACGACGACCGGGCCGGCCGGGTTGACGGCGAGCCGGTGCGAGGGGCGGCCGCGGCCGCCGCCGGCGGGCCGGGAGTCGACGGTGATCAGCCCGAGCGCCTCCAGTTCGCCGGTGACCGCGCCGGCGGTGGCCCGGGTGACGTCGAGGGCGGTGGTCAGCGCGGAGCGGGTCGGCGCCCGGCCGGTGTGGACGAGTTCGAGGGCCGGGCCCAGCAGGCTGCGGCCGCGGTCCGGCGCCGGGCGGCGGTGCTCGGCGGCGGCCGGGATGCGGGCTCCGCCGACGGCGTCCGCGGCGGGGCGCCGCTGCGGCTCCGCCGGCGGCTGGGCACTTGTAGATGAGGTCGGCACTCCTCTATTCTGACTTTGTGCCGCTACTGAACAAAACAGAAGCCCGATCCTCCGCCACCGACTCCGCCGCCACCGCCGCGGTCCGCGCCCCGCGCGCCTGGTCCGCCGCCCGTCTCGCCCTCACCGCCTTCTTCGCGATCGACGGCTTCCTGTTCGCCGCCTGGGTGGTGCGCATCCCCGACGTGCGCGCCCAGGTGCACGCCTCGCACAGCGCGCTCGGCCTCGCCCTGCTCTGCATCTCCGCGGGCGCGGTCGCCACCATGGCCCTCGTCGGCCGGCTCTGCCTGCGGTACGGCAGCCGCCGCGTGACCGTCGGCTCGCTCGCCCTGCTCAGCCTGGCCGTGCCGCTGCCGGCCCACACCCACTCGGTGGCCGCGCTCGGCGCCGTCCTGCTGCTCTTCGGCGCCGGCTACGGCGCGGCCAACGTCAGCATGAACAGCGCCGCCGTCGACCTGGTCGCCCGGCTGCGACGCCCCGTCATGCCGAGCTTCCACGCCGGGTACAGCCTCGGCGGCCTGCTCGGCGCGGCGGTCGGCGGCCTGCTCGCGGGCACGCTCAGCGCCGCCTGGGCGCTCGCCCTCGGCGGGGTGCTGGGCCTGCTGGTCACCGCGGCGGCCGGTGCGGTCCTGCTGCTGGACCCGGACGGCGACGGGCCCGCTCCCGCCGCGTCCCCGGCGGGTACCGCCACCCGGACGGCCGCCGCGGCGCCCCGGCACGCGCGCCTGCTGGTCGTCCTGCTCGGCCTGACCGCCCTGTTCACCGCCTACGGCGAAGGCGCGCTCGCGGACTGGGCCACCCTGCACCTCACCGACGACGTGCACGCGAGCGCCGGGCTGGCCGCCGCCGGTTACGCCGCCTTCGCCTTCGCGATGACCGCCGGGCGGGTCAGCGGCACCTGGCTGTCCATCCGGCTCGGCCCGACCCGGGTGATGCTGTTCGGCGGCCTCACCGCGGCCACGGGCATGCTGCTCGCGGCGCTCGCCCCCTCCGTGCCGGCCGCGCTCGGCGGCTTCGTCCTGGTCGGCCTCGGCCTGGCGAACATCTTCCCGCTGGCGATCGGCCGGGCCGGCGCCACCGGCGGCCCGCAGGGCGTCGCCACCGCCTCCGCCCTCGGCTATGCGGGCATGCTGATCGGCCCGCCGGTCATCGGCTTCCTCGCGGACGCGGTCGGCCTGCCGCTGGCCCTGACCAGCGTCGCCGCCGCGGCCGCCCTGGCCGGCGCCCTCGCCCTCGTCGTCGGCCGCCCCGCCCGCACCGCCTGACCCACCCGCACGGCACCCCGCAGGGCCGGCCCGCCCACCCGGGACGGCCGGCCCTTCGCACATCACCGCACACCCGGCGGGGGCCGTACCGCGAGCCGGCCCGCGCCCCGCGTCAGTCGGCGGCGAGCAGGGCCTCCTCGGCGACGTCCGGATCGGGGTGGTCGTGCCAGGCGGCGAGGTCGGCCCGCAGGCCGCCGGCGTTCGTCCAGTGGTGGTAGGCGGTCAGCAGTCGCACGCCGAGCAGTCCGGCCGCGGTGCCGCCGTCGGCCCGCAGCCGTTCGGTGACGCCGTGCAGCAGTGCCGCGTCCGGCCGGAGGGAGCCGGGGAAGGCCGGTGTCGGCAGCCGGGTGGGGCGGTCGCGGGTGAGGTCGAGGACGGTGTCCCAGCGGTGCGGTGCGGGGTCGCCGGCGACGAGGGCGCCGAGGGCGGCTCCGAAGGCGGCGGCCGCGACCGGCGGCGGGGCCTCGGCGGCGAGGTCGGCGAGCCGGGCGGGGTCGGTGAGGACGGCGGCCGCGGCGGCCCGGACGGCGAGCGGTTCGCCCTCGTCGGCGGCGACCGGTCCGACCAGGGCGGTGTGTGCGGCCGTGGTCCGCCGGTCGGCGCCGCCGGGCAGGGCGGGCAGCCAGGGGGTGCCCGCGGATGCGGTGCCGGCGGCGAGGAGGGCGGGCAGCAGATCGGTGCGGCGCCGGGCGAGGACGGCGAAGACCTCGGGCACCCGGGCCAGGCCGGGGTCGGCCGCCACCAGGGTGGCGCATCGCTGCTCACGGGCGCCGGGGTCCTGCAGCCAGCGACGGGCGGCGCGGGCGAGCAGGTCGGGCGGGTGACCGCCGGTCAGGAAGTGTTCGAGCCAGGCGTCGACGACGGGCAGCGGCGGGAGGAGTTCGGCGACGGCGAGCCGGCGTTCGGGCCGTTCGAAGCCGGGGGGGGGCGGCGCAGCCGCGCCCAGACGGCGCCGGCCTGTGGCCGGGAGAGGCCGAGCGGCCGGGCGGGTGCCGTCCAGCGGGGGTGTTCGCGCAGGTGGACGGCGAGTGCGGTGAGTGCGGTGACCCGGTCGGTGTCGCCGTCGGCGTCGGCCCGGCGCAGGGTGCGCCGCAGCCAGGTGTCGGCGGCGCTCAGGCAGCCGGCGGTGGTGTCGCGGGCCTGGGCGGTGGTGAGGACGGCGTCCCGCAGCACCTGTTCCGGGGTTGCGGAGAGCAGGTGGTCCGGGGTGCGGGCGGCCTCGGCGAGCACCTGTTGTCGGGCCTCGGGGTGGTCGTGCCAGGCGCGTTCGGCGGCGAGCAGGACGCGGGCCCAGGTCTGCGCGTCCTCGCCCGCGGCGGCGCGCAGCAGGCCGACGCGGCCCATCATCCGGGTGGTGTGCCTGTGGTGGCCGGCCAGGGCGGTGAGCCCGTCCTCGGCTTCGCCGAGCGGCAGCAGCGCGAGCAGGCTGGACTGCAGGTACGGCTCGTCGGCGGTGCGGGCCAGGTAGGGCGCGAGCAGCCGGGCCCGCTCGGGCGGGTCGAGGCTGAGCAGGCCGGTGACGTCGGGGCGGCGGGTGTTCGGCCGGGCGGCGAGGCGTTCGCGGACGAGGCGGGAGCGGGTGTCGGGGTCGAGCAGCCGCAGGTAGGGTTCGGGGCCCCAGGCGTCCCGGTGGAACAGCATCCGGGCGGGCCGGGGGCGGCAGACCTCGGCGAGGGTGCGCAGGTCCTCGGGCGGCAGGGTGCGGGCGGCCCGTTCGGCGGCTGTGGGGAGCGGGCCGGCGGGCAGCCGGAGCCGGGGGACGGCTCCGGAGCGGACGGCGGCGAGCACCGTCGCGGGCTGGTGGAGCAGTCGGACGGCGGCCTCGGGCGGCAGCGTGTCGGGCGTGGTGGTGAGCAGGTGTTCGGCGGCGGCCCGGTCGCGGGCGGCGACCCCGGCGAGGCGTGCGCGCAGCCGGTGCGGAGCCGGGCGTCGGGTTGGCCGGCCATGGCGCCGAGCAGCCGGGCGACCGCCCGGGGTGCGGTGCGGGCGAGGGACTGCAGCACGGCGTCGGACGCCGGGAGTTGTGGCAGCCAGTGGTCGGCGCCGGAGGGGGTGCAGGCGGGCAGCAGCCGGGCGGCCTCGCGGGCGTCGTAGCGGTCGCGGACCTCCGGGATCAGCCGCTCGGCGAGGGCGTGTCGGCGGGTGCGGCGCAGCAGCCGGTACAGGTCGTACCGGAGGTCGCGGGGTGCGGTGCCGGCGAGTTCGACGAGGGCCTCGTCCGGGACGGGCAGGCGTCCCGCGGCGGCGAGGGCGCGGCGGGCGAGCTGCGGGTCGGCGAGGGCCGCGGTGACCCGGTCGAGGTCGCGGCGGACGACGGCGAGGAAGAGCGCGTCGTGCCGGTCGTGGGTGTCGCCGGCGTCCAGTGCGGTGTGCAGCCGCAGGTACCGGTCGGCGGTCAGGGCCCGGCCGTGGCGGGCCAGTGCGGCTTCGCGTGCGGGGCTGCGCAGGCGGTCGAGCTGCGGGGGGAGGAGTTCGGTCATCGCGGTCACCGGGACTGCGCGACGCCGGCCTTTCGAATGATCATGGCGGTGAGCGTGACAGCATGGCGGCGAGGGTGCAATCGGTTTTTCGTCCGCTCCGGGAGGCGTGTGTGCGAGTCCTGGTGACGGGGGCGTTCGGCTTCGTCGGGCAGGCGGTGGTGCAGCGGCTCGCGGCGGCCGGGCACGAGGTGCGGGCGCTGAGCAGCAGCCGCACCGGGGCCGGCGGGCTGCCGGTGGCCGGGGTGTTCCGGGCGGATGTGCGGGACGCGGCGGCGCTGGCGCCCGCGGTCGCCGGGGTGGACGCGGTCTGCCACCTGGCGGCGCTCACCCGCGGCCGGGAGTCGGTGGTGCGCCCGCAGGCCCACCGCGAGGTGAACCTGGGCGGCACGGCGGCGCTGCTGGACGCGCTGCGCGCGCGGCCGGAGGGCGGCCGTCCGCTGGTGGTGTTCGGGTCGACGGCGGCGGTGTACGGCGCGCCGGAGCGGCAGCCGATCGACGAGTCGGCCGTGCCGGCGCCGGGCAATCCGTACGGCGAGTCGAAGCTGGCGGCGGAGCGGGAGCTGGCCGAGCGGGCGGCGGCGGGCGAGATCTCGGCGGTGGTGCTGCGCTGCTTCAACGTGGCCGGCGCGGGCGACGTGGACGAGGCGCGGATCCTGCCGCGGGCGCTGGCGGTGGCCGCCGGCCGGCACCCGTCCCTGGAGCTGAACGGGGACGGCGGCGTGGTGCGGGACTTCGTGCACGTGGACGACGTCGCCGAGGCGTACCTGCGGGCGCTCGGCGCGGAGGAGGTCCTCGCGGCGCACGGCGGATTCCGGGTCTACAACGTGGGGGCGACGCCGGCGAGCATGCGGGAGATCGTCGCGGCGGTGGAGCGGCTGACGGGCCGTCCGGTGCCGGTGGTGCGGCGGCCGGCGCTGCCGGAGGCGCCGCGGCTGGTGGCGGACTGCACCCGGATCCGGCTGGAGCTCGGCTGGCGGCCGGAGCGCTCCGCGCTGGACCGGCTGGTGCTGGACGCCTGGGCGGCGGCCGGGCCGCGGGGCTGAGTCTGCGCCGTCGACGCTAACTCCTGACACCCCGGCGGCGCTGCCCGGGCGGAGCGCGGCCGGGATGGGAAGCTCGACGGATGATCGACCGCACCCGCAGGGGCCTCACCCGATGGACCGTCATGGTGCTGGCGCTGGTGGCGCTGATCCTGACCTGGGGGCGGTCGCTGCCCGGACCGGCGGTCG
The nucleotide sequence above comes from Streptomyces sp. TLI_235. Encoded proteins:
- a CDS encoding fucose permease, which gives rise to MPLLNKTEARSSATDSAATAAVRAPRAWSAARLALTAFFAIDGFLFAAWVVRIPDVRAQVHASHSALGLALLCISAGAVATMALVGRLCLRYGSRRVTVGSLALLSLAVPLPAHTHSVAALGAVLLLFGAGYGAANVSMNSAAVDLVARLRRPVMPSFHAGYSLGGLLGAAVGGLLAGTLSAAWALALGGVLGLLVTAAAGAVLLLDPDGDGPAPAASPAGTATRTAAAAPRHARLLVVLLGLTALFTAYGEGALADWATLHLTDDVHASAGLAAAGYAAFAFAMTAGRVSGTWLSIRLGPTRVMLFGGLTAATGMLLAALAPSVPAALGGFVLVGLGLANIFPLAIGRAGATGGPQGVATASALGYAGMLIGPPVIGFLADAVGLPLALTSVAAAAALAGALALVVGRPARTA
- a CDS encoding putative NBD/HSP70 family sugar kinase, which codes for MPTSSTSAQPPAEPQRRPAADAVGGARIPAAAEHRRPAPDRGRSLLGPALELVHTGRAPTRSALTTALDVTRATAGAVTGELEALGLITVDSRPAGGGRGRPSHRLAVNPAGPVVVAAQIHADSLSVALAGLGGRLEEARYLPLPGATDPVRMLRAIAEAGADLARATTRRCLGVGLALPNPVTEPDGTALAALHFAWPSGTPVADLFAQEVRRADFGPRARTPLPSAVANDANLAALAEHRHGAGRDARHLLLVTSGHRGVGGALVIDGRLHTGSAGLALEVGHLTVDPQGRRCVCGNRGCLNAETDPEALFVAADRTPDPGTPLLDQARRLARSAADDPGAAAAVAHVVDRLGLGLAGLVNILNPDRIVLSGLHLDLLAAAPQRLAAVVADRCLWGRSGRVPIVPAQVDHAGLAGAAELAWQPYLQDPQAVYAGRG
- a CDS encoding UDP-glucose 4-epimerase is translated as MRVLVTGAFGFVGQAVVQRLAAAGHEVRALSSSRTGAGGLPVAGVFRADVRDAAALAPAVAGVDAVCHLAALTRGRESVVRPQAHREVNLGGTAALLDALRARPEGGRPLVVFGSTAAVYGAPERQPIDESAVPAPGNPYGESKLAAERELAERAAAGEISAVVLRCFNVAGAGDVDEARILPRALAVAAGRHPSLELNGDGGVVRDFVHVDDVAEAYLRALGAEEVLAAHGGFRVYNVGATPASMREIVAAVERLTGRPVPVVRRPALPEAPRLVADCTRIRLELGWRPERSALDRLVLDAWAAAGPRG
- a CDS encoding catechol 2,3-dioxygenase-like lactoylglutathione lyase family enzyme, giving the protein MPYELDHVVLWVADPARSAAFYRDVVGLEPVRLAEFEAGEAPFVSMRVTERTLIDLVPLTVAPQLNAAPGAEGSAGNRLNHVCLTTSAEEFAALRARLEAGGHPVTPYAQNSFGARGAAPRTYYFADPDGNVLEARYYA